The Deltaproteobacteria bacterium genomic sequence TGGCTCCGACGGAAAGGGATACTTGAACACGATTCCTTTAAAAACAGATACTTACTAAATTACACAAAAAGTTTGGAGTAGACAAACCATCATAGGAGGAGGAGAAGGATATGTCAGACAGCAAGTCCGGTAAAGGCCAAGGACCGAACGTCCTGTTCATCCTCACTGACAATCAGACCACAGAGTCTTTAGGCTGCTATGGTAGCAAGGAACATGAAACGCCCCACATAGACCGCCTGGCCCGGGAGGGAGTGCGCTTCACGCGCGCCTTCTGCGCCAACGGTCTCTGTTCTCCGACCAGGTCCACCATCCTGACCGGCCTGATGCCGTCACAGCATGGGGTGCACTGCGCCTTAACGGATGTTTCCTCGGTTTTCCCAGAAGACTACGTGGTGATTCGGGAGTTCCGGACCCTGCCTCTGACGCTCAAAAATCGAGGGTATCGCACAGCCATGATCGGGAAATGGCATCTGGGGCAGTACCGAAAGCCTGCGCTCGGGTACGAGCACTGGGTCACGTTTTCTAAAGGTCACACCACGGATTTTTATAATAACGAAATCGCTGACAACGGACAGGAGTATGAGGTCCGGGATCACCATATTATCGAGTTCTTCACCGAAAAAGCCATTGAGTATCTGAAACAGCAGGACGGCTCCAGCCCGTTTTACCTTCAGCTCAACTATGACGGCCCCTACTACCTGCCGCCCACCTGCATGGGGCCTGATCCGAAGAATCCCTTTTACGAGAGATTCGAGAGACATCTTTTCACGCCCTTCCCTCCCCTCGACCGAAGAATGATAGAGCAGCTTCCAGAGCCGGATCAGATTGATAACTTCCATCCTGAAGATGAATTCTGGCGCAGGTTTATCAACGGTGGAAGGCAAATGTTCACACGCATGCATAACGATCCTGCCACCATGGCCAATATGGCCGCTCAGAACGCGCTGGTGGACCACTGTATCGGCCGGGTCATGGAAACGCTTCATGCACAGGGCCTGGACCAGGACACCCTGGTCATTTTTTCAACCGACCAGAGCAACCTTTACGGCCAGCACGGCCTCTGGGGCCATCCCCCGTTCACGACCCCGGCGTACATGTACGACACCACGTTCAATGTTCCTTTGATCTTTCGCCAACCTGGTACTATCGAGCCTTTTCGGGTAAACGACATGGTTATCGGCCAGTATGACTTTATGCCCACTATCCTCGATTATGCTGGTTTCGGCGACGTGGAGATCGCGCACAGCCCTGGACGCAGCTTTGCGCCGGTGCTGAGAGGGAACCCTATGACCGATTGGGTAAATGAGGCCTATTTTGAACACGAAGAGAGCCGATCCATCCGGACCCCCCTGTACTTTTTTACCAGGCGCCTTGAAGGTTTCGGCGAGAATGAACTCTATGATCTAATTGCTGATCCGGGACAGGAGACAAACGTGTGCAGCCAGCCTGAGTACGCAGAAAAAGAAGCCGACCTGGACAGACGGCTCACCGCATTTTTTGAGCAGTACTCAGACCCTAAATACGATATCTGGCGAGGCGGACGGCCCAAAGGCAATACCTATCGCCCCTGGCTGTTCCGGCAGAAATATGGCGACGATTGGGACCCTATCATCGAGTTAGCCCCTCTGTTCGAGGAAACCGTTGGTAACGAAACCTGACGTCTTGTGACACGATCTTGTTTCTGATACGGCGGCATGAAAAAGCACGATGGTGTTTCATTCTTCAAAAATAAAGTATTTGGACTTTTTCGAATGTCTCAATTATCTACTGATTTTTCCTGTGAATTAGGTATAATGCAAGTAGTTAAAATTCCAGGCCGAGAAGAGATAGGGTCTCCTTTTTTATACTCCCGATAATAGATAGGGATTTTTGGTATAGCCTTTTAAAAAGGAGAAATGAAAATTATGGGAAACTTAATGCATTTCGGGGATGTATTGGAAGCGATTGATAAATTATCTTTGGATGAACAGGAAACATTGGTGGATGTTTTACACAAACGCCTTATTGAGCGAAGACGAGAAAAGCTAGCAAAAGATATAGAGGATGCTCAAGAGGAATTTCTGGCAGGCCGGAGTAAACCGGCAACTCCGGAGAAAATTAAAAATGAGATATTGTCATGAAACGCGTCTTATTGCGTTCTAATGCTTTTATTCGGGCGGCAAGGCGCTTTACAAGGAAGCATCCTGATTACGCTGATGATCTCCAAGCCGCTTTGGAGTTGTTAACAGAAGACCCATTCCATCCCCAATTAAAAACGCATAAGTTAAAAGGTAAGCTTGAGGGATCTTGGGCATGCAATACAGGTTATGATTTGAGAGTTATTTTTAAATTTGTCGAATTTGAAGGCGCCGAAGCCATCCTTCTTGAGACAGTTGGGTCTCATGAAGAGGTTTACTGAACTGTAAAAATTAATATTGTCAGCGAGACCCGCTTCACGGCCCACCCTGACCTACAAGGCTTAACATTGTGGGGCAGGCTTTCCAGCCTGTCCGTCCATATGCAGGGGGCATTATTCAAAGCGCCGCCGCACAGTCTCGGCGTGCACAGGCAGCCCTTCGGCCTCAGCCAGGGTAATGATGGCGTCTTTAAGGTGAGCAAGTCCCTCTTTTGTCAGGTACTGAAATGTGGGCTTCTTGATGAAATCGTCCACCGAAAGGCCTGAAAACATGCGCGCGCACTGGCCGGTGGGCAGGACGTGGTTGGTGCCTGAGGCATAATCCCCGGCTGGCACAGGCGCCCAGGGGCCCATGAAGATTGATCCGGCATGTTTGATGCGGGGCAGAACCGTCCAGGGGTCCTCGGTCATGATCTGAAGGTGTTCAGCCGCGTATTCGTTTGCAAAGTCAATGGCCTCATCGAGGGTTTTAGTTAAAATCACGGCGGAATTATTCTTGAGACTCTGTTCAATGATCTCCCGCCGCGGTATCGTCTCCAGGGCCTGGCTGATCTCCCGGACCACAGCTCTGGCCAGCTTTTCCGACGGCGTGACCACGACTCCGGCATTGTCAGGATCGTGTTCGAGCTGGGAGAAGAAATCATAGGCCATTGTCTTTGGGTCTGCCGTATCGTCGGCCATAATCATGACCTCGCTCGGACCGGCCGGTGAATCAATATCAACCTGGCCGAAGACGGCCATCTTGGCCGCGGTCACCCAGCGGCCGCCCGGCCCCACGATCTTGTCCACGCGGGGTATGGTCTCGGTGCCGTAGGCTAAAGACCCCACGGCCCAGGGACCGCCGATCTTGTAGACCGCCTCGGCCCCGGCGATATCGGCCGCAACCAGAACCTCAGGCACGGCCGTCATGCCTTGATCCGGCGGGGTGGCGACCACAACGCGAGAGACCCCGGCCACCTTGGCCGGGATGATGTTCATGAGCACGCTGGATGGATACACGGCCTGCCGTCCCGGGACATAGGCCCCCACGATATCTAAGGGCCGGGTCATCCGACCGGCTAATATCCCCGGGGCTATCTCGATGGACCACATCTCGCGCTCGATCTGGGCCTGGTGAAACTTCCTGATGTTTTCAGCCGCAAACCTGAGGGCCTCGACCACTTCAGGCTTAACGCTCTTGTAGGCCGCCTCCAATTCCTGCGGGGTGGCCGTCAAGTCGGCCACGGTAATATCCTTCTTGAACTTGGTGTAATGCTCAAGGGCCACGGCGTCGCCCTGCTCCTTGATCTGGTTGACGATATCGCGGACTTCAAGGAAAACGGCAGAAACGTCCTCCATGGACCGGGTCATGATTTGGGCGCGTCTGGCTGAGGTCAGCTCGGAAAGCTTTTCAACTTTGATCATTTAACCACCTCTGAAACCTCGGATTTCACTGGTTGTTTCCGTTTAGCAGAACCTTGGTTTCGATTCAAGGAAAAACATGAACCGCCCTGCCCTTTTTATTATTTTGTCATGATTCTTCCTTGGTATGTTAAATTACCCCGAAAACCTGAACGCAAGCTCCAACTGGTAATGGCGTGACAGGAAACAAAAGGCATAATCCGCCTGGGGCTTTTAAAGGTGAGGAGGCTGGACTGTGGATTACCATGTGCCAACCAGGATTTGATCATATAACGGGTTCAGGGAAGTTTTGATTTTAACATACAGGAATTCCGGAATGCCCGGATGCAGATGGAGACATCACGAAATCAATCAAACTCTAACTCAAAACATGCTATAATAATGAAGGACAGGTCAGAGCTAAACAATAAAACATAAAAAATGGAAGAATTAAGGAGGTTTCTATGATTAGAACAGTTGACCAATATCTTGAGAGTTT encodes the following:
- a CDS encoding sulfatase-like hydrolase/transferase, with the translated sequence MSDSKSGKGQGPNVLFILTDNQTTESLGCYGSKEHETPHIDRLAREGVRFTRAFCANGLCSPTRSTILTGLMPSQHGVHCALTDVSSVFPEDYVVIREFRTLPLTLKNRGYRTAMIGKWHLGQYRKPALGYEHWVTFSKGHTTDFYNNEIADNGQEYEVRDHHIIEFFTEKAIEYLKQQDGSSPFYLQLNYDGPYYLPPTCMGPDPKNPFYERFERHLFTPFPPLDRRMIEQLPEPDQIDNFHPEDEFWRRFINGGRQMFTRMHNDPATMANMAAQNALVDHCIGRVMETLHAQGLDQDTLVIFSTDQSNLYGQHGLWGHPPFTTPAYMYDTTFNVPLIFRQPGTIEPFRVNDMVIGQYDFMPTILDYAGFGDVEIAHSPGRSFAPVLRGNPMTDWVNEAYFEHEESRSIRTPLYFFTRRLEGFGENELYDLIADPGQETNVCSQPEYAEKEADLDRRLTAFFEQYSDPKYDIWRGGRPKGNTYRPWLFRQKYGDDWDPIIELAPLFEETVGNET
- a CDS encoding type II toxin-antitoxin system mRNA interferase toxin, RelE/StbE family; this translates as MKRVLLRSNAFIRAARRFTRKHPDYADDLQAALELLTEDPFHPQLKTHKLKGKLEGSWACNTGYDLRVIFKFVEFEGAEAILLETVGSHEEVY
- the hisD gene encoding histidinol dehydrogenase; translated protein: MIKVEKLSELTSARRAQIMTRSMEDVSAVFLEVRDIVNQIKEQGDAVALEHYTKFKKDITVADLTATPQELEAAYKSVKPEVVEALRFAAENIRKFHQAQIEREMWSIEIAPGILAGRMTRPLDIVGAYVPGRQAVYPSSVLMNIIPAKVAGVSRVVVATPPDQGMTAVPEVLVAADIAGAEAVYKIGGPWAVGSLAYGTETIPRVDKIVGPGGRWVTAAKMAVFGQVDIDSPAGPSEVMIMADDTADPKTMAYDFFSQLEHDPDNAGVVVTPSEKLARAVVREISQALETIPRREIIEQSLKNNSAVILTKTLDEAIDFANEYAAEHLQIMTEDPWTVLPRIKHAGSIFMGPWAPVPAGDYASGTNHVLPTGQCARMFSGLSVDDFIKKPTFQYLTKEGLAHLKDAIITLAEAEGLPVHAETVRRRFE